From one Malus sylvestris chromosome 1, drMalSylv7.2, whole genome shotgun sequence genomic stretch:
- the LOC126606074 gene encoding copper transport protein ATX1 — protein sequence MGNVVELKVGLHCEECIKKILKAIKKIEDIETYNVDTQLNKVTVTGNVTEEEVVRVLQKIGKMASTWEGKEATS from the exons ATGGGAAAT GTGGTGGAATTGAAGGTGGGCTTGCACTGCGAGGAATGCATCAAGAAAATCTTGAAGGCCATCAAGAAGATTGAAG ATATTGAAACATACAACGTGGACACACAACTCAACAAGGTCACGGTGACCGGAAACGTTACGGAGGAAGAAGTCGTTAGGGTTCTTCAAAAGATTGGTAAGATGGCAAGCACTTGGGAAGGAAAGGAAGCAACCTCCTGA